From the genome of Dickeya aquatica, one region includes:
- a CDS encoding gamma carbonic anhydrase family protein gives MPNPLRTFKNTRPILGKNVMIDTSSVIIGDVALAEDVSVWPLVVIRGDVNAIRIGARTNIQDGSVLHVTHRSETNPRGNPLIIGEDVTVGHKVMLHGCNIGNRVLVGMGSIILDGAVIEDEVIIGAGSLVSSGKTLETGHLYLGSPARKIRPLSEEEKAGLLYSSDNYVRWKNEYISQSK, from the coding sequence CGCACGTTCAAAAACACACGGCCGATACTCGGCAAAAACGTCATGATCGATACATCAAGTGTCATCATCGGAGACGTAGCGCTTGCAGAGGATGTGAGTGTCTGGCCGTTAGTCGTCATCAGAGGTGATGTCAACGCCATCAGAATCGGAGCGCGTACTAATATTCAAGATGGTAGCGTCCTTCACGTTACACATCGCTCTGAAACAAACCCTCGCGGTAATCCGCTCATTATTGGAGAGGATGTGACTGTTGGACATAAAGTCATGCTGCATGGCTGTAATATCGGCAACCGTGTGCTCGTTGGGATGGGCTCAATCATCCTTGATGGTGCCGTTATTGAAGACGAGGTAATAATTGGTGCAGGCAGCCTGGTTTCGTCAGGAAAAACCTTAGAGACAGGCCATCTTTACCTCGGCAGCCCTGCCAGAAAGATTCGCCCGTTAAGTGAGGAGGAAAAAGCAGGGCTGCTTTACTCATCGGATAATTATGTACGCTGGAAGAATGAATATATTAGCCAATCAAAGTGA
- a CDS encoding DUF1488 family protein — protein sequence MNQYIQYPDRESWHESERAIVFPVLVGGFQHQCVLGQSTLVMRYGDKTPQQWLVLFRQHRWDWEEVFDNLIRSDEYDDSGRFILSIEFE from the coding sequence GTGAACCAGTATATCCAATATCCCGACAGGGAATCGTGGCATGAGAGTGAGCGAGCAATCGTGTTTCCGGTACTCGTTGGGGGGTTCCAGCATCAATGTGTGCTTGGTCAGAGCACACTCGTGATGCGGTATGGCGACAAAACGCCGCAGCAGTGGCTGGTGCTGTTTCGTCAGCATCGCTGGGACTGGGAAGAGGTGTTCGACAACCTAATCCGCAGTGATGAATATGACGACTCTGGGCGCTTTATACTCTCTATTGAATTTGAATAA
- the aroE gene encoding shikimate dehydrogenase: protein MSVSLSFAVFGHPIAHSKSPRIHALFAAQTGVALSYERILAPLDNFEESLQAYFRQGARGANITAPFKERACGVMHRLSERASSAGAVNTVLKNEDGSLYGDNTDGIGLLSDLKQHGFITPGCKVLLAGAGGAARGVIQPLLAYGCSLVITNRTFEKAESLARHFCAEGEIHALPMEKLSDHYFDLIINATSSGVAGDIPALPISLVSPNTHCYDMFYQAEPTPFLRWCIQHGAQRYLDGMGMLVWQAAHAFQLWHGFMPDVAPVIETMKQELVG from the coding sequence GTGTCTGTGAGTCTGTCTTTTGCTGTTTTTGGTCACCCGATTGCACATAGCAAATCACCCCGTATTCATGCCTTGTTCGCTGCACAAACCGGCGTGGCGTTAAGCTATGAGCGTATATTGGCACCGCTGGATAATTTTGAAGAGAGCTTGCAGGCATACTTCCGACAGGGCGCTCGAGGTGCAAATATCACAGCACCGTTTAAAGAACGAGCGTGTGGTGTGATGCATCGTCTGAGTGAGCGTGCGTCGTCTGCCGGTGCTGTCAATACCGTGTTAAAAAACGAAGATGGTTCATTATATGGTGACAATACCGACGGTATCGGCCTGCTTAGTGACTTAAAACAGCACGGTTTTATTACACCGGGTTGTAAGGTTTTGCTGGCTGGCGCTGGCGGAGCCGCTCGTGGCGTGATTCAACCGCTGCTTGCGTATGGATGTTCCCTGGTGATAACGAATCGCACGTTCGAGAAAGCCGAGTCACTGGCAAGACATTTCTGTGCTGAAGGGGAAATACATGCGTTACCGATGGAAAAGTTAAGCGACCATTATTTTGATTTGATCATCAACGCGACATCATCAGGTGTTGCAGGCGACATTCCCGCGCTGCCCATATCGCTCGTTTCGCCAAATACTCACTGTTATGACATGTTCTATCAGGCTGAACCCACACCTTTTCTGAGATGGTGTATTCAACATGGTGCACAGCGTTATCTGGATGGTATGGGGATGCTGGTTTGGCAAGCAGCCCACGCATTTCAACTATGGCATGGTTTTATGCCGGATGTTGCCCCCGTTATTGAAACAATGAAACAGGAACTGGTTGGGTGA
- a CDS encoding DNA topoisomerase family protein: MVKPVLTVEKQHQVCPECGAVLVIRSGRHGPFLGCSHYPECNYIRSLKPYADGHVVKVLDGQLCPLCDATLVLRQGRYGMFIGCSAYPDCEHTQTIDSPDETSLVCPQCGEGRLLQRKSRYGKTFHACERYPTCQFTLNNKPVAGECAHCRYPLLIEKKTAQGIRRFCASKLCGKPVSDDASHSDKA, from the coding sequence ATGGTTAAACCCGTACTTACTGTTGAAAAGCAGCATCAGGTTTGCCCTGAATGTGGGGCCGTGCTGGTTATCCGATCTGGGCGGCACGGCCCGTTTCTTGGCTGTTCCCATTATCCAGAATGCAATTATATCCGATCGCTTAAGCCGTATGCCGATGGGCATGTGGTAAAGGTGCTTGATGGCCAATTGTGCCCTCTTTGTGATGCAACGCTGGTACTGCGTCAGGGGCGCTATGGCATGTTTATTGGTTGCAGCGCCTATCCAGACTGTGAACATACACAGACGATAGATAGCCCTGATGAAACATCTCTCGTATGCCCCCAATGTGGTGAAGGGCGGTTACTACAACGTAAATCACGTTATGGTAAGACGTTCCATGCTTGTGAGCGTTATCCGACTTGTCAGTTCACGCTGAATAATAAGCCTGTTGCCGGTGAATGCGCCCATTGTCGCTATCCACTCTTGATTGAAAAGAAAACAGCTCAGGGAATTAGGCGCTTTTGCGCCAGTAAATTGTGTGGCAAACCTGTATCTGATGACGCTTCCCACAGCGATAAAGCTTAG
- a CDS encoding DUF494 family protein: protein MFDVLMYLFETYIHNETEMRVDQDTLTDDLTRAGFDRDDIYSALDWLEKLADLQEGQTPPLALASDPLALRIYTAEEEQLLDADCRGFLLFLEQIKVLSLETREMVIDRVMALETQDFDLEDLKWVILMVLFNVPGCENAYQQMEDLLFEPHEGYLQ, encoded by the coding sequence ATGTTCGACGTACTCATGTACTTGTTTGAAACTTACATCCACAATGAAACTGAAATGCGTGTCGATCAGGATACGTTGACCGATGACCTCACCCGCGCTGGATTTGATCGTGATGATATTTATAGCGCGCTCGATTGGCTGGAGAAGTTGGCTGATTTGCAGGAAGGGCAAACGCCGCCATTGGCGCTTGCCAGCGATCCTTTAGCTTTACGTATTTATACGGCTGAAGAGGAACAACTGCTGGATGCGGATTGCCGGGGCTTTTTGTTATTCCTCGAGCAAATCAAGGTATTAAGTCTGGAAACCCGCGAGATGGTGATTGACCGGGTGATGGCACTGGAAACACAAGATTTCGATCTTGAAGATCTTAAATGGGTCATTTTGATGGTTTTGTTCAATGTGCCAGGTTGTGAAAATGCGTATCAACAAATGGAAGATTTACTCTTTGAACCCCACGAAGGGTATTTGCAGTAA
- the dprA gene encoding DNA-protecting protein DprA: MMEMEIWLRLMSVRGMNTRHCAKLCMQLLSAHDFSPRYLYALGVKESQVEQFFRVSGKEIDALASWLEQPSHHLLTYNHPAYPPLLGHITSPPLCLFIEGDKDVLSSPQFAVVGSRHHTPYGEQWGYYFCQSVASYPLTITSGLAVGIDGIAHRAALDAGGKTVAVLGSGLNHLYPSRHRDLAADIVAGGGALVSEFPLDMRPLPVNFPRRNRIISGLSLGVLVVEASLRSGSLVTARYALEQNREVFVLPGALGNPMTEGNHWLIQQGACLVTQPKDIFTQLHNGLRWFADIPNEEVPEIICSTQSERELPFADVLATVGDEVTPVDVVAERAGQPVPEVVNKLLDLELAGWIAAVPGGYVRIRRAGHVRRTHVLV; this comes from the coding sequence ATGATGGAAATGGAAATCTGGCTCAGACTCATGTCAGTCAGGGGAATGAATACCCGACACTGTGCGAAATTGTGTATGCAGTTGCTCTCTGCTCATGACTTCTCACCTCGCTATTTGTATGCATTAGGCGTAAAGGAAAGTCAGGTGGAGCAGTTTTTTCGTGTCAGTGGCAAGGAGATTGATGCGCTAGCATCTTGGCTGGAGCAGCCATCGCATCATTTGCTGACATACAACCATCCTGCTTATCCTCCCTTGCTCGGTCACATTACCTCGCCACCGCTGTGTTTGTTTATTGAGGGGGATAAGGATGTGCTTTCATCGCCGCAGTTTGCAGTGGTGGGAAGCCGCCATCATACCCCTTATGGTGAACAGTGGGGGTATTACTTTTGTCAGTCTGTTGCCTCGTATCCGCTGACTATTACCAGTGGCCTTGCTGTGGGAATCGACGGTATTGCACACCGTGCGGCACTGGATGCTGGCGGAAAGACAGTCGCTGTGCTCGGAAGTGGATTAAATCACCTGTATCCGTCTCGCCACCGCGATCTTGCTGCTGATATTGTGGCAGGCGGTGGGGCTCTGGTGTCTGAGTTCCCTCTGGACATGCGTCCACTGCCAGTTAACTTTCCCCGGCGTAATCGTATTATCAGCGGGCTCAGCCTTGGCGTGCTGGTTGTTGAAGCATCATTGCGCAGTGGTTCTCTGGTGACTGCACGTTATGCTCTAGAACAAAATCGGGAAGTCTTTGTCTTGCCTGGTGCGCTGGGTAATCCGATGACTGAAGGTAATCACTGGTTGATACAGCAGGGGGCCTGCCTTGTTACTCAGCCTAAAGACATTTTTACACAACTCCATAATGGCCTGCGCTGGTTTGCCGATATTCCCAATGAAGAGGTGCCTGAAATTATTTGCTCAACGCAGAGTGAACGGGAATTGCCATTTGCTGATGTGTTGGCTACCGTAGGAGATGAGGTTACACCTGTTGACGTTGTCGCTGAACGTGCCGGCCAACCTGTGCCAGAGGTAGTGAATAAGTTACTGGATCTGGAGTTAGCAGGATGGATCGCAGCTGTACCCGGCGGCTATGTCCGAATAAGGAGGGCAGGCCATGTTCGACGTACTCATGTACTTGTTTGA
- the def gene encoding peptide deformylase, translated as MSVLQVLHFPDERLRTQAKPVKKVDAEIQRIVDDMFETMYAEEGIGLAATQVDVHQQIIVIDVSEERDQRLVLINPELLEKSGDTGIEEGCLSIPETRALVPRAESIKVRALDREGKPFELQAEGLLAICIQHEMDHLVGKLFVDYLSAMKRQRIRQKLEKLARLNKRA; from the coding sequence ATGTCAGTCTTGCAAGTATTACATTTTCCAGACGAGCGGCTTCGCACTCAGGCAAAGCCAGTAAAAAAAGTTGATGCAGAGATCCAGCGTATTGTGGACGATATGTTCGAAACAATGTACGCAGAAGAGGGAATTGGCCTTGCTGCCACTCAGGTCGATGTTCATCAGCAAATTATCGTGATTGATGTCTCTGAGGAGCGTGATCAGCGCCTGGTGTTAATTAACCCTGAGTTACTTGAGAAATCGGGTGATACGGGGATTGAAGAAGGCTGCCTTTCCATCCCTGAAACGCGTGCGTTAGTTCCGCGCGCGGAAAGTATCAAAGTACGAGCCCTTGACCGTGAAGGCAAGCCGTTTGAGCTGCAAGCCGAGGGGTTACTGGCTATTTGTATCCAGCATGAGATGGATCATCTGGTCGGCAAGCTGTTTGTTGATTATTTATCAGCGATGAAACGCCAGCGCATCCGGCAAAAGCTGGAAAAACTCGCCAGACTGAACAAGCGGGCATAA
- the fmt gene encoding methionyl-tRNA formyltransferase, whose amino-acid sequence MSLRIIFAGTPDFAAQHLEALLSSEHNVVGVFTQPDRPAGRGNKLTPSPVKILAQQHELPVFQPASLRVAENQQSISDLNADVMVVVAYGLILPQAVLDMPRLGCINVHGSLLPRWRGAAPIQRALWAGDNQTGITIMQMDAGLDTGAMLHKIACPILPDDTSATLYDTLAKLGPQGLLATLSQLSTASAVAEQQDNDQATYAEKLSKEEARLNWQLPAAQLERCIRAFNPWPVSYFVVEEQPVKVWKAEVLDTTQQQQPGTIVRADKSGIQIATANGILNMQILQPSGKKAMSAQDLLNSRREWFTPGSILA is encoded by the coding sequence GTGTCACTACGTATTATTTTTGCAGGAACGCCAGATTTTGCCGCACAGCATCTCGAAGCGTTATTATCATCAGAACATAACGTCGTTGGCGTATTCACACAACCGGATCGCCCTGCGGGACGCGGTAACAAGCTGACACCCAGCCCAGTCAAAATACTCGCGCAACAGCACGAGCTTCCGGTTTTCCAGCCTGCATCGCTACGTGTGGCAGAAAATCAGCAGAGTATTTCTGACCTTAATGCGGATGTTATGGTGGTAGTCGCTTACGGGTTGATCTTGCCTCAGGCGGTTTTAGATATGCCACGACTCGGGTGCATTAATGTCCATGGCTCTCTGCTCCCTCGCTGGCGCGGCGCAGCACCAATACAGCGGGCACTCTGGGCTGGTGATAACCAGACCGGGATAACAATTATGCAAATGGATGCAGGCCTTGATACCGGAGCCATGCTTCATAAAATCGCCTGCCCGATTTTGCCTGATGACACCAGCGCCACGCTGTATGACACACTGGCAAAACTAGGGCCCCAGGGGCTGCTGGCCACGCTTTCACAGTTATCCACCGCCAGTGCTGTCGCCGAACAGCAGGATAACGACCAGGCAACCTACGCTGAAAAACTCAGTAAAGAAGAAGCCCGACTCAACTGGCAATTACCCGCAGCACAGCTGGAGCGGTGTATACGTGCATTTAATCCATGGCCCGTCAGTTACTTCGTCGTGGAAGAGCAACCGGTAAAAGTCTGGAAAGCAGAAGTGCTTGATACGACGCAACAGCAACAACCGGGAACCATTGTCCGTGCTGATAAAAGTGGCATCCAGATTGCCACTGCCAATGGCATATTAAATATGCAGATATTGCAGCCATCAGGCAAAAAAGCGATGTCGGCACAGGATTTATTAAACTCTCGACGCGAATGGTTCACACCTGGCAGCATACTGGCTTAA
- the rsmB gene encoding 16S rRNA (cytosine(967)-C(5))-methyltransferase RsmB, with protein MKSTYNLRSIAANTLIQVVEQGQSLSHILPALQRNISEKDRALLQEICFGVLRVLPELEWYLHQLMAKPLAGKQKILHYLLMVGLYQLTYTRIPAHAALAETVNGAVALKRPQLKGLINGVLRQFQRQQDELQLRVKNTPAHYSHPDWLLLRLKAAYPDQWEHIVTANNQHPPMWLRVNRLHHTREAYLGLLQEQGINAHPHAFYTDAVRLETPCAVNQLPGFEQGWVTVQDASAQGCIHWLAPQNGDDILDLCAAPGGKTTHILEAAPLARVVAVDIDEQRLKRVHENLHRLKQHADVKCGDGRTPSLWCGDKLFDRILLDAPCSATGVIRRHPDIKWLRRDSDINELSALQQSILEAIWPHLKKGGTLVYATCSVLPEENQQQIASFLQRHTDASLSDTGNLSKPGIQNLPAALDGDGFFYAKLVKTS; from the coding sequence ATGAAAAGCACCTATAACCTTCGCAGTATCGCCGCTAACACCCTGATTCAGGTTGTTGAACAAGGCCAATCTCTCAGTCACATCCTCCCTGCACTTCAGCGAAATATTAGCGAAAAGGATCGGGCGCTACTTCAGGAGATCTGCTTTGGCGTATTACGCGTACTGCCAGAGCTGGAGTGGTATCTGCATCAGTTGATGGCAAAACCACTGGCTGGTAAGCAAAAAATTCTTCATTACCTGCTTATGGTTGGCTTGTATCAGCTCACGTATACACGCATTCCTGCCCATGCAGCACTGGCAGAAACGGTCAATGGTGCCGTGGCACTCAAGCGCCCTCAGTTAAAAGGCCTGATTAATGGCGTTTTGCGTCAGTTTCAGCGTCAGCAAGATGAGTTGCAGTTAAGAGTAAAAAATACGCCAGCCCATTACTCACACCCTGACTGGCTACTGCTCCGCTTGAAAGCGGCCTACCCGGATCAATGGGAACACATCGTTACCGCGAATAATCAGCATCCCCCGATGTGGCTCAGAGTCAACCGGCTACATCATACGCGCGAAGCTTATCTGGGGTTGCTGCAAGAACAAGGCATTAATGCTCATCCACACGCCTTCTATACCGATGCAGTCAGGCTTGAAACACCGTGTGCCGTTAATCAATTACCAGGGTTCGAGCAAGGATGGGTAACAGTACAGGATGCGTCAGCACAGGGATGTATTCACTGGCTTGCTCCTCAAAATGGTGACGATATTCTTGATCTGTGCGCCGCGCCTGGAGGAAAAACCACGCACATACTCGAAGCGGCTCCACTCGCGCGCGTTGTTGCGGTTGATATTGATGAGCAACGGTTAAAGCGAGTTCATGAAAATCTACACCGCCTGAAGCAACATGCAGACGTAAAATGTGGCGACGGCAGAACACCATCATTGTGGTGTGGTGACAAATTGTTTGATCGCATTCTACTGGATGCGCCTTGTTCAGCAACAGGAGTTATTCGCAGACACCCTGATATCAAATGGTTACGCCGTGATAGCGATATCAACGAATTATCTGCCCTGCAACAGTCAATTCTGGAGGCTATCTGGCCGCATTTAAAAAAAGGCGGTACCCTCGTCTATGCAACCTGTTCCGTCTTACCGGAAGAAAATCAGCAGCAGATAGCGTCATTTCTGCAACGCCATACCGATGCTTCACTAAGTGATACGGGCAATCTCTCAAAACCAGGGATTCAAAATCTGCCAGCCGCTCTGGATGGTGATGGTTTCTTTTATGCGAAACTGGTAAAAACCTCATGA
- the trkA gene encoding Trk system potassium transporter TrkA has protein sequence MKIIILGAGQVGGTLAENLSGENNDITVVDTNTTRLRQLQDKFDLRVVTGYASHPRVLREAGAEDADMLIAVTNADETNMIACQVAYTLFNTPNRIARVRSAEYIRESGLLFNTEAVPIDHLISPEQLVIDNIYKLIEYPGALQVVNFAQGKVSIAAVNAYYGGPLVGNAISTMRDHMPHIETRVAAIFRHDRPIRPQGSTVIEAGDEVFFIAASQHIRAVMSEMQRLEKPYKRIMIVGGGNVGAGLARKLEKDYSVKLIERDAQRAAELAERLQHTIVFHGDASDQELLTQEHVEQFDVFIAITNDDEANIMSAMLAKRMGAKKAMVLIQRRAYVDLVQGSVIDVAISPQQATISALLGHVRKADIVSVSSLRRGVAEAIEAIAHGDEGTSKVVGRMVADIKLPPGTIIGAIVRGDDVIIANNNLQIEQGDHVIMFLTDKKYISDVERLFQPSPFFL, from the coding sequence ATGAAGATAATCATTCTTGGTGCAGGTCAGGTTGGCGGAACGCTGGCGGAAAATCTGTCCGGCGAAAATAATGACATTACGGTTGTCGATACCAACACAACCCGATTACGTCAGCTTCAGGATAAATTCGATCTGCGCGTCGTCACTGGCTATGCTTCCCATCCACGCGTATTACGCGAAGCGGGGGCTGAAGATGCAGACATGCTTATCGCTGTCACTAACGCCGACGAAACTAACATGATTGCCTGTCAGGTTGCTTACACACTGTTTAATACGCCTAACCGCATCGCACGCGTTCGTTCCGCAGAGTATATCCGCGAGTCAGGGCTGCTCTTTAACACCGAAGCAGTCCCAATCGATCACTTGATTTCACCTGAACAGTTGGTTATCGACAACATCTATAAATTGATTGAGTATCCCGGTGCTTTGCAGGTGGTTAATTTCGCACAAGGAAAAGTCAGTATTGCGGCAGTAAACGCTTACTATGGCGGGCCACTTGTGGGAAACGCAATATCCACAATGCGCGATCACATGCCTCATATCGAAACCCGGGTTGCTGCTATTTTCCGCCACGATCGTCCTATCCGGCCACAAGGTTCAACCGTGATTGAAGCTGGAGATGAAGTGTTCTTCATTGCTGCATCGCAACATATTCGTGCGGTAATGAGTGAAATGCAGCGGCTGGAGAAACCCTATAAACGTATCATGATTGTCGGAGGCGGTAATGTTGGCGCAGGTTTGGCACGCAAATTAGAAAAAGATTACAGCGTCAAACTGATAGAACGGGATGCTCAACGCGCAGCAGAACTGGCCGAAAGGCTGCAACATACCATTGTCTTCCACGGTGATGCATCTGACCAGGAATTGCTGACTCAGGAACATGTCGAGCAATTTGATGTATTTATTGCGATTACCAATGATGATGAAGCCAACATCATGTCGGCTATGCTAGCTAAACGTATGGGAGCCAAAAAAGCCATGGTGCTGATTCAGCGCCGAGCCTATGTTGACCTCGTTCAGGGAAGCGTCATTGACGTTGCTATTTCACCACAGCAGGCAACGATTTCCGCACTGCTGGGGCATGTACGCAAGGCAGATATTGTCAGTGTATCATCACTACGCCGTGGTGTGGCAGAAGCCATCGAGGCTATCGCACATGGCGATGAAGGCACATCCAAAGTTGTTGGCCGCATGGTGGCGGACATTAAGCTGCCGCCGGGTACGATTATCGGTGCAATTGTACGTGGCGATGATGTGATTATCGCTAACAATAACCTTCAAATTGAACAAGGTGATCACGTGATTATGTTCCTGACCGATAAGAAATACATTTCTGATGTCGAGCGTTTATTCCAGCCAAGCCCCTTCTTTTTGTAA
- the mscL gene encoding large-conductance mechanosensitive channel protein MscL: protein MSVMKEFREFAMRGNVVDLAVGVIIGAAFGKIVSSLVSDIIMPPLGLLIGGVDFRQFHWVLREAHDNISAVSINYGTFIQNIFDFIIVTFAIFIAIKLMNKLRRAQQVQPDTTPKITTEEKLLTEIRDLLKQQAERQSRNN, encoded by the coding sequence ATGAGTGTAATGAAAGAATTTCGTGAGTTTGCCATGCGGGGCAACGTTGTTGACCTGGCCGTGGGCGTTATCATTGGTGCTGCCTTTGGTAAAATAGTATCGTCACTGGTTTCTGACATCATTATGCCACCGTTAGGATTATTAATTGGCGGTGTCGATTTCAGGCAGTTTCACTGGGTATTACGAGAAGCACACGACAACATTTCAGCTGTCAGCATCAATTACGGTACTTTTATTCAGAACATTTTTGATTTTATTATTGTTACTTTTGCCATTTTTATAGCTATTAAATTAATGAATAAACTACGCCGTGCACAACAAGTACAACCTGATACCACACCGAAGATCACGACAGAAGAGAAGTTATTAACAGAGATTCGAGATTTGCTCAAACAACAGGCCGAGAGGCAGTCCAGAAATAATTAG
- a CDS encoding alternative ribosome-rescue factor A: MSRYRHTKGKINDNALEALLHDPLFRQRVEKNTKGKGSYRRKDKYQNVRGSNNWEASGKNIFLPLAFWHIDLALGATNYFWTASRPVV, translated from the coding sequence ATGTCGAGATATCGTCACACCAAAGGAAAAATAAACGATAATGCGCTGGAAGCATTACTTCATGACCCATTATTCCGCCAGCGTGTTGAAAAAAATACTAAAGGTAAGGGAAGCTACCGCCGGAAAGACAAATATCAGAATGTGCGTGGAAGTAATAACTGGGAGGCCAGTGGTAAGAATATCTTTTTACCACTGGCTTTCTGGCATATTGATTTAGCTTTGGGAGCCACTAATTATTTCTGGACTGCCTCTCGGCCTGTTGTTTGA
- a CDS encoding DnaJ family domain-containing protein: MFPIDEWAERHILESQKRGEFEHLPGAGKPLQLDDNSAVPVELRSIYHLMKNAGFMPAELLDCKEALKVADLLYATDPESKEYIELSGKLRSLELRLQLSGISTDFLNGTYQGAFKHKIDKSDDSGEV, from the coding sequence ATGTTCCCTATTGATGAATGGGCTGAACGCCATATCCTTGAGTCACAAAAACGTGGAGAATTTGAGCACTTGCCTGGAGCTGGTAAACCGCTTCAGTTGGATGACAACAGTGCAGTGCCCGTTGAACTGCGTAGCATATATCATTTAATGAAGAATGCGGGTTTTATGCCAGCAGAGTTATTAGATTGCAAAGAGGCTCTGAAAGTGGCTGATCTATTGTATGCCACGGACCCGGAATCAAAAGAATATATAGAGTTATCTGGAAAACTGAGATCGTTAGAATTACGTTTACAGCTATCAGGAATAAGCACGGATTTTTTAAATGGTACGTATCAGGGGGCGTTTAAACATAAAATTGATAAATCTGATGATAGCGGTGAAGTGTAG
- the rplQ gene encoding 50S ribosomal protein L17, with amino-acid sequence MRHRKSGRQLNRNSSHRQAMFRNMAGSLVRHEIIKTTLPKAKELRRVVEPLITLAKTDSVANRRLAFARTRDNEIVAKLFNELGPRFASRAGGYTRILKCGFRAGDNAPMAYIELVDRTVSQTEEVATAE; translated from the coding sequence ATGCGCCATCGTAAGAGTGGTCGTCAACTGAACCGTAACAGCAGCCATCGCCAGGCTATGTTCCGTAACATGGCTGGTTCTTTGGTTCGTCATGAGATCATCAAGACGACCCTGCCGAAAGCGAAAGAGCTGCGTCGTGTTGTTGAACCGCTGATTACTCTTGCCAAGACCGACAGCGTTGCTAATCGTCGTCTGGCATTTGCCCGTACTCGTGATAACGAGATCGTGGCTAAACTGTTTAATGAACTGGGCCCGCGTTTCGCGAGCCGCGCTGGTGGTTACACTCGCATTCTGAAGTGTGGCTTCCGTGCTGGTGACAATGCGCCGATGGCATACATCGAGCTCGTTGATCGCACAGTTTCTCAGACAGAAGAAGTGGCTACTGCGGAGTAA
- a CDS encoding DNA-directed RNA polymerase subunit alpha, which translates to MQGSVTEFLKPRLVDIEQVSSTHAKVTLEPLERGFGHTLGNALRRILLSSMPGCAVTEVEIDGVLHEYSTKEGVQEDILEILLNLKGLAVRVQGKDEVILTLNKSGIGPVTAADITHDGDVEIVKPQHIICHLTDENASISMRIKVQRGRGYVPASARIHTEEDERPIGRLLVDACYSPVERIAYNVEAARVEQRTDLDKLVIEMETNGTIDPEEAIRRAATILAEQLEAFVDLRDVRQPEVKEEKPEFDPILLRPVDDLELTVRSANCLKAEAIHYIGDLVQRTEVELLKTPNLGKKSLTEIKDVLASRGLSLGMRLENWPPASIADE; encoded by the coding sequence ATGCAGGGTTCTGTGACAGAGTTTCTAAAACCGCGCCTGGTAGATATCGAGCAAGTCAGTTCGACGCACGCCAAGGTGACCCTTGAGCCGTTAGAGCGGGGCTTCGGCCATACTCTTGGTAACGCACTGCGCCGTATTCTGCTTTCATCCATGCCTGGTTGCGCGGTGACCGAGGTTGAGATTGATGGTGTACTGCACGAGTACAGCACCAAAGAAGGCGTACAGGAAGATATCCTGGAAATCCTGCTCAACCTGAAAGGGCTGGCGGTGAGAGTTCAAGGCAAAGATGAAGTTATTCTTACCCTGAATAAATCTGGCATTGGCCCTGTGACTGCAGCCGACATCACCCATGATGGTGATGTCGAAATCGTCAAGCCACAGCATATAATCTGCCATCTGACCGATGAGAACGCATCTATTAGCATGCGTATTAAAGTTCAGCGTGGTCGTGGTTATGTGCCGGCGTCTGCCCGTATTCATACGGAAGAAGATGAGCGCCCGATTGGTCGCCTGTTAGTTGACGCTTGCTACAGCCCTGTGGAGCGTATCGCCTACAATGTTGAAGCAGCGCGTGTTGAACAGCGCACCGACCTGGACAAGCTGGTCATCGAGATGGAAACCAATGGTACGATCGATCCTGAAGAGGCGATCCGCCGTGCGGCGACTATTCTGGCCGAACAACTGGAAGCTTTTGTTGATTTACGTGATGTACGTCAGCCTGAAGTGAAAGAAGAAAAACCAGAATTCGATCCGATCCTGCTGCGCCCTGTTGACGATCTTGAATTGACTGTCCGCTCTGCTAACTGTCTTAAGGCAGAAGCTATCCACTACATCGGTGATCTGGTACAGCGTACCGAGGTTGAACTGCTTAAAACGCCTAACCTGGGTAAAAAATCTCTTACCGAGATTAAAGACGTGCTGGCTTCCCGTGGTTTGTCTCTGGGCATGCGCCTGGAAAACTGGCCACCAGCAAGCATTGCCGATGAATAA